Proteins from a genomic interval of Salvelinus sp. IW2-2015 linkage group LG14, ASM291031v2, whole genome shotgun sequence:
- the LOC111973228 gene encoding zinc finger protein 770-like: MCHGGTRMMLVDTMLARQHGPQEAFGVMEKTPQGRNYQCVTCLKCFSAPSKLQRHILSHTGQRPFGCHLCEKAFRQLAHLKLHLNTHLYPKRTEQKKMNVKYILLPSGYENTPPVKIDNSKACLQTGSLDPDSAEDTLEVDIRPTAPVHIIEENSLCSPGCIAELYPPHSEVERFEKQHTEEEPIRNHDDWSEPEKQTLDEDRSSRDETVDKHTKVIENSNSHKCPECFKCFSAPSKLKRHCLIHTGQKPFQCYLCRRAFRQLAHLKVHYSIHSGVAKSRSLKSFSQPQRSKTWPRNYPCNICGRRFKQKRHLIVHQRTHQGPDTAAHHDKLDNTSKACLPTHTDHASQVDFSISENAIAYNTELNEKSQIHVVEGLDILSEEWHNSAKHASQDIDLTRSSDRNNKSSVSNRTDRTNTGKVRENQCMLCLKKFDYPSKLSRHLLVHMDIKPFGCTVCSKSFRQLCHLQNHMKAHHVKSDNVLKSVEDAPDQPGVILLKDTSVSEMRRNQSEHLDQVSQPQEGSRDISEVGCFLSQYVLPVRPTLSHCSTDSLYNYGAQQPTWNPSGKLLPGLDCDTVNRKSAAQPVSLRQGHNTDYTNTSDVFESTPTHQSLVGISKQRSCIFQNKPTIHGRGRYSCPICSKRFDAPSKLQRHSLIHTGQRSYQCPTCLKTFRQKAHLKVHQSVHEQRKEAKPSTSHSEDRDTKSFSRPKRTPSSNEKDVVFCNRSQKTSRDSDLSAVPPTQSNCPLTNNVNSPPPPSVAPRKLGGYQCMACLKKFDYPSKLSRHLLVHMGIKPFRCAVCSKSFRQLCHLQSHMKVHNSKTTLHEDGQQRNINLAQLDNIPPEAGVVSEGHVFPASLHPDEPGPSQTFGNNIQNSNGGESLSHYCSTESTNQSTEIIRKNETTPTPEQSEDMKSMKSENNCLVEQKCITPPQLTTSTWNTAEEKHVDKFPSDEYYGQQNHPLIPNWLNPYPYQQETTDNKQTYPIATHRLPYLEEPGPSHSDQPEIPVDVNHKLNLYQSPLESPSTNSQYGAKEEERLEVGLRSEFNVTYKSEPPNDLQGCSDCSQCFTTKGKLNHHRCSPRHSVEERQANSYRCAICFKSFEAPSKLKRHYVIHTGQRPFECTVCGKSFTQAGHLKTHLQIHR, encoded by the coding sequence ATGTGCCACGGTGGAACTAGAATGATGTTAGTGGACACAATGCTAGCCAGGCAACATGGACCACAGGAGGCCTTTGGTGTTATGGAGAAGACGCCACAGGGCAGGAATTATCAGTGTGTCACATGCTTGAAATGTTTTTCCGCCCCATCCAAGCTACAGAGGCACATCCTTTCAcacacaggacaacgaccatttGGGTGTCACCTCTGTGAAAAGGCATTTCGACAACTAGCACACCTGAAACTCCATCTTAACACACATCTTTATCCAAAACGAACTGAACAGAAGAAGATGAATGTAAAGTATATCTTGCTTCCAAGTGGATATGAAAATACCCCTCCTGTAAAGATAGACAACTCAAAAGCATGTTTGCAGACAGGCTCCTTGGACCCAGACAGTGCAGAGGACACATTAGAGGTGGACATCAGGCCTACTGCACCTGTCCACATAATTGAGGAAaactctctctgttcccctggCTGTATCGCTGAACTATATCCCCCACACTCTGAGGTCGAGAGGTTTGAGAAGCAGCACACAGAAGAGGAGCCAATTAGGAACCACGATGACTGGAGTGAACCTGAGAAACAGACACTGGATGAGGATAGATCCTCCAGAGATGAAACAGTGGACAAACATACAAAAGTAATTGAGAATTCAAACTCTCATAAATGCCCTGAGTGCTTTAAGTGCTTCAGCGCCCCGTCCAAATTAAAGAGGCACTGCCTGATTCACACAGGCCAGAAACCATTTCAGTGCTACCTATGCCGGCGTGCTTTTAGGCAGCTGGCCCATCTTAAGGTACACTACAGCATTCACTCAGGGGTCGCAAAGTCTAGAAGTCTCAAATCTTTCTCTCAACCCCAGAGGTCAAAAACCTGGCCAAGGAACTATCCATGTAACATTTGTGGCAGGAGATTTAAACAGAAGAGACATTTGATAGTTCACCAGCGAACTCATCAAGGTCCAGATACTGCTGCGCACCATGATAAGTTAGATAATACGAGTAAGGCCTGCCTTCCAACTCACACTGACCATGCTTCCCAAGTAGATTTCTCAATCTCTGAAAATGCTATAGCGTACAATACAGAGCTGAATGAAAAGAGTCAGATACATGTTGTTGAAGGGTTAGACATCTTATCTGAAGAATGGCATAACAGTGCAAAGCATGCGTCACAGGACATTGACCTCACTCGCTCCTCAGACAGAAACAATAAGTCATCTGTGTCTAATCGCACTGACCGTACAAACACAGGTAAGGTAAGGGAAAATCAGTGCATGCTGTGCCTAAAGAAGTTTGACTATCCCTCCAAACTCTCCCGACATCTATTGGTCCACATGGACATCAAGCCGTTCGGATGCACAGTCTGTAGTAAGTCTTTCAGACAGCTCTGCCACTTACAGAATCACATGAAGGCGCACCACGTAAAAAGCGACAATGTTTTGAAAAGTGTAGAAGATGCTCCCGACCAACCAGGTGTTATTCTATTAAAGGACACGTCTGTTTCTGAGATGAGGAGAAATCAAAGTGAGCATTTAGACCAAGTTTCTCAACCTCAGGAAGGCAGCAGAGACATCAGTGAAGTTGGTTGTTTTCTAAGCCAGTATGTTCTACCTGTCAGACCTACCTTAAGTCATTGCTCCACTGACAGTCTCTACAACTATGGTGCTCAACAACCTACATGGAACCCCAGTGGGAAGCTGCTACCTGGATTGGACTGTGATACAGTAAACAGGAAGTCTGCAGCGCAGCCTGTGTCTCTCAGACAAGGACATAACACAGACTACACAAATACCAGTGATGTGTTTGaaagcacaccaacacaccaatCACTGGTAGGCATATCTAAACAAAGGAGTTGCATCTTTCAAAACAAACCCACAATCCATGGCAGAGGGCGTTATAGTTGCCCAATTTGTTCAAAGCGCTTTGATGCTCCGTCCAAGCTACAGCGGCATTCCCTGATCCATACAGGACAGAGGTCCTATCAGTGCCCCACTTGTCTCAAGACATTTAGACAAAAAGCTCATCTGAAGGTGCACCAGTCTGTTCATGAACAAAGAAAAGAGGCTAAACCCTCTACTAGTCATAGTGAAGACCGAGATACCAAGTCTTTCTCAAGACCAAAAAGGACCCCATCTTCAAATGAAAAGGACGTAGTCTTTTGTAATAGGAGTCAGAAGACATCACGTGACAGTGATCTCTCTGCTGTTCCTCCAACTCAATCCAACTGCCCCCTGACAAACAACGTCAACAGCCCACCTCCGCCTTCTGTTGCACCTAGGAAATTGGGGGGGTACCAGTGCATGGCCTGTCTAAAGAAGTTTGACTATCCTTCTAAACTCTCCCGACATCTCTTGGTCCACATGGGCATCAAGCCTTTCAGATGTGCCGTCTGTAGTAAATCCTTCAGACAGCTCTGCCACCTACAGTCTCACATGAAGGTCCACAATAGTAAGACCACACTGCATGAGGATGGTCAACAGAGGAACATCAACTTGGCTCAACTGGACAACATTCCCCCTGAGGCTGGGGTTGTTTCGGAGGGACACGTCTTTCCAGCAAGTCTTCATCCAGATGAACCAGGCCCAAGTCAAACTTTTGGAAATAACATACAAAATAGTAATGGTGGTGAATCCTTATCTCACTACTGTTCAACAGAAAGCACGAACCAATCAACAGAAATCATCAGAAAGAATGAAACAACCCCAACCCCTGAACAGTCAGAAGACATGAAAAGTATGAAGTCAGAAAATAACTGCCTAGTGGAGCAGAAATGTATCACGCCTCCTCAACTGACAACGAGCACTTGGAATACTGCTGAAGAGAAACATGTGGACAAGTTTCCCTCGGATGAATATTATGGACAGCAAAACCACCCCCTGATTCCCAACTGGTTAAACCCCTATCCATATCAACAAGAAACCACAGATAACAAACAGACATATCCAATTGCTACCCACCGGCTTCCTTACCTGGAGGAACCAGGACCTAGCCACAGTGACCAACCGGAAATACCAGTTGATGTGAATCACAAGTTAAATCTATATCAATCCCCTTTAGAATCTCCTAGCACTAATTCACAATATGGAGCTAAAGAGGAGGAAAGGTTGGAGGTTGGGCTTAGGTCAGAGTTTAATGTTACATACAAGTCAGAACCTCCCAACGACCTTCAAGGCTGCTCAGACTGTAGTCAGTGTTTTACCACCAAGGGGAAACTGAATCATCACAGGTGTTCTCCAAGACATTCAGTTGAAGAGAGACAGGCGAACTCATATCGGTGCGCTATCTGCTTCAAAAGCTTTGAGGCTCCCTCGAAATTGAAAAGACACTATGTTATCCACACAGGCCAAAGGCCATTTGAGTGTACAGTGTGTGGAAAGTCTTTCACCCAGGCAGGCCATTTGAAGACACACCTGCAAATCCACAGGTAA